One region of Roseovarius faecimaris genomic DNA includes:
- a CDS encoding C45 family autoproteolytic acyltransferase/hydolase, whose product MNWRAISEAEPGPIWAGLFHEYWPDYHRWWLREGAEARPGYWDSLKALKAHMPELVPLYETLCELVGGGDHSSRFLSFYCPPPYLSGCSQAIWPGAEPMLVRNYDYNPGAFDSLILHTGWQGRKVMGTSDGMWGLVDGINDAGLAVSLTFGGRRVVGDGFGVPLILRYVLQTCETAKEAGEVLRRVPTHMSYNVTVLDANRKYLTALMAPDRETLITSAAVATNHQERVEWASHARFTATVERERFLLQRLTLHVEPQEKFISAFLRPPLYSTAFTEGFGTLYTAVYRPRKHRLDIHWPKARWEFDLNRFNGGGRQIFTPEHAV is encoded by the coding sequence CTGAACTGGCGCGCCATATCGGAAGCCGAACCCGGCCCCATCTGGGCCGGGTTGTTCCATGAGTACTGGCCGGATTATCACCGCTGGTGGCTTCGCGAAGGGGCCGAGGCGCGGCCGGGATACTGGGACAGCCTCAAGGCGCTCAAGGCGCATATGCCCGAGCTGGTGCCGCTTTACGAGACGCTGTGCGAGCTGGTCGGCGGAGGAGACCACAGCTCCCGGTTTTTGTCGTTTTACTGCCCGCCTCCCTACCTTTCGGGCTGCAGTCAGGCGATCTGGCCCGGGGCCGAGCCGATGCTCGTGCGGAATTACGATTACAATCCGGGTGCGTTCGACTCGCTGATCCTGCACACCGGCTGGCAAGGCCGCAAAGTGATGGGTACAAGCGATGGCATGTGGGGTCTTGTCGATGGCATCAATGATGCCGGGCTGGCCGTCTCGCTGACCTTTGGTGGCAGGAGGGTGGTTGGGGATGGCTTTGGCGTCCCCTTGATCCTGAGATACGTGCTGCAGACTTGCGAGACCGCAAAGGAAGCGGGGGAAGTGCTCAGGCGGGTTCCGACCCATATGAGCTATAACGTCACTGTTCTGGATGCGAACCGGAAGTACCTGACCGCCTTGATGGCGCCTGATCGTGAGACCCTGATCACCAGTGCCGCTGTGGCCACGAACCATCAGGAACGTGTCGAATGGGCCAGCCACGCCAGGTTTACGGCCACTGTCGAGCGCGAAAGGTTTCTGCTGCAACGGCTGACGCTTCACGTCGAACCGCAGGAGAAGTTCATCAGTGCGTTCCTGCGGCCGCCGCTCTATTCGACGGCCTTCACCGAAGGGTTCGGCACGCTTTATACGGCGGTCTACCGGCCCAGAAAGCACAGGCTGGACATCCATTGGCCGAAAGCCCGCTGGGAATTTGACCTCAACCGGTTCAATGGCGGCGGCAGGCAGATTTTCACGCCGGAGCATGCCGTCTGA
- a CDS encoding aminotransferase class I/II-fold pyridoxal phosphate-dependent enzyme codes for MQSMSDYYSAIQLRSDRWSALREASSALSRDPQGARSEAQVKKIEGLFESLALIEAYWAFPGMQVFDHLRRQFEHKNYYDVAFAVQRITRALTTGAYRRRHIPLERDSADAEEHEDEVIQSVEARALAKPYFEVMIVDDVNEHQERWLKSNFSRMRRIEDPFHYETVVVPSLQDALIGVLFNHNIQAIVVRPGLIMESKVELPILTRYLDRAGGIDTIEALSPEDYGPELCRLIAKVRPELDAYLVTDRSVEDIAGLDLGICRRVFYNQEDFLELHLNILRGVQARYKTPFFTALVEYSKQPTGVFHAMPISRGKSISRSHWIQDMGAFYGPNIFLAETSATSGGLDSLLEPHGPIKEAQELASRAFGSKQTYFATNGTSTCNKIVVQALVRPGDIVLVDRDCHKSHHYGMVLAGAQVVYLDSYPLNEYSMYGAVPLREIKHQLLKLKAAGKLDRVRMLLLTNCTFDGIVYNVERVMEECLAIKPDLVFLWDEAWFGFARFGPTYRQRTAMNAANNLRERLRSDSHIAAYDAQQAELAGADDETLLNTRLLPPPDARVRTYATQSTHKTLTSLRQGSMIHVNDQDFKGEVEASFHEAYMTHTSTSPNYQIIASLDVGRRQVELEGFEFVQRQVEAAMSMRRAIHTHPLLKKYFKVLTAGDMIPEEHRESGLQSYYDPDQGWADIWDCWEKDEFVLDATRVTLAVGGTGWDGDTFKTDILMDKYGIQINKTSRNTVLFMTNIGTTRSSVAYLIEVLVEIAKELDELLDDASIMERRGFEKRVANLMHDLPPLPDFSRFHDAFRTDDMTSEGDIRSAFFLSYDEKNCDYLELDGSINDALDSGDDVVSAQFIIPYPPGFPILVPGQVVSKEILAFMRALDVSEIHGYRDDLGLRVFTKKALKQQAKTNAARLKLNNERHK; via the coding sequence ATGCAGTCAATGAGCGACTATTACTCGGCAATTCAGCTTCGATCTGATCGATGGAGCGCACTGCGAGAAGCGTCTTCCGCACTGTCCCGCGATCCTCAGGGAGCACGCTCTGAAGCGCAAGTGAAGAAGATCGAAGGGCTTTTTGAGTCCCTTGCCCTGATCGAAGCCTACTGGGCCTTTCCTGGTATGCAGGTGTTCGATCACCTCCGGCGTCAATTCGAACACAAGAACTATTACGACGTGGCCTTTGCGGTGCAGCGCATCACCCGTGCCCTGACCACCGGGGCCTACCGGCGGCGCCATATCCCTCTTGAACGCGACAGCGCGGATGCCGAAGAACACGAAGATGAGGTGATCCAGTCCGTCGAGGCGCGCGCACTGGCCAAACCCTATTTCGAGGTGATGATCGTTGACGACGTCAATGAGCACCAGGAGCGATGGCTGAAAAGCAACTTCTCCAGAATGCGGCGGATCGAAGACCCGTTCCATTATGAAACGGTGGTGGTGCCCAGCCTTCAGGATGCGCTGATCGGGGTTCTTTTCAATCATAACATTCAGGCCATCGTCGTGCGGCCGGGTCTGATCATGGAATCCAAGGTCGAACTGCCGATCCTGACGCGCTATCTGGACCGGGCAGGGGGGATCGACACCATCGAGGCGCTCAGCCCCGAGGATTACGGCCCTGAACTCTGCCGCCTGATCGCCAAGGTCCGGCCCGAGCTTGATGCCTATCTGGTCACGGACCGGTCCGTCGAGGATATCGCGGGGCTTGATCTGGGTATTTGCCGGAGGGTGTTTTACAATCAGGAAGACTTCCTTGAGCTGCATCTGAATATTCTGCGCGGGGTGCAGGCGCGTTACAAAACGCCGTTTTTCACGGCACTTGTGGAGTATTCCAAACAACCGACCGGCGTGTTTCATGCCATGCCCATCAGCCGGGGCAAATCCATTTCGCGCAGTCACTGGATTCAGGACATGGGGGCGTTTTACGGGCCCAACATCTTCCTTGCGGAAACCTCGGCCACATCCGGCGGGCTCGACAGCCTGCTTGAGCCGCACGGTCCCATCAAGGAAGCGCAGGAACTGGCAAGCCGGGCGTTCGGGTCAAAGCAGACCTATTTTGCCACCAATGGCACCTCGACTTGCAACAAGATCGTGGTGCAGGCGCTGGTGCGGCCCGGTGACATCGTGCTGGTCGACCGGGACTGTCACAAGTCGCACCATTACGGGATGGTGCTTGCCGGGGCGCAGGTCGTTTATCTCGATAGCTATCCGCTCAATGAATACTCCATGTACGGCGCGGTTCCGCTTCGCGAAATCAAGCATCAGCTTCTGAAGCTCAAGGCGGCAGGCAAGCTCGACCGGGTAAGGATGCTGCTTCTGACCAACTGCACCTTCGATGGGATCGTCTACAATGTGGAGCGGGTGATGGAAGAATGTCTGGCGATCAAGCCGGACCTCGTGTTCCTGTGGGACGAAGCCTGGTTCGGCTTTGCCCGTTTCGGCCCCACTTATCGCCAGCGCACCGCGATGAACGCTGCCAATAACCTGCGCGAACGTTTGCGCAGCGACAGCCACATCGCCGCTTACGATGCGCAGCAGGCGGAACTGGCCGGTGCGGATGATGAAACGTTGCTCAATACCAGGCTGTTGCCCCCGCCAGATGCGCGCGTGCGCACCTACGCGACGCAATCGACCCACAAGACGCTTACCTCCCTGCGGCAAGGCTCGATGATCCATGTCAACGACCAGGATTTCAAAGGTGAGGTCGAGGCAAGTTTTCACGAAGCCTACATGACCCACACCTCGACCTCGCCCAACTATCAGATCATCGCCAGCCTCGATGTCGGGCGGCGGCAGGTGGAACTGGAAGGGTTCGAGTTTGTCCAGCGTCAGGTCGAGGCGGCCATGTCGATGCGCCGCGCGATCCACACGCACCCCTTGCTGAAGAAGTATTTCAAGGTGCTGACGGCCGGAGACATGATCCCGGAAGAGCACCGCGAAAGCGGCCTTCAAAGCTATTATGACCCGGATCAGGGCTGGGCCGATATCTGGGATTGCTGGGAGAAGGACGAGTTCGTTCTTGACGCCACCCGCGTGACTCTGGCGGTCGGTGGCACGGGGTGGGACGGAGACACGTTCAAGACCGATATCCTGATGGACAAATACGGTATTCAGATCAACAAGACGTCGCGCAATACCGTGCTGTTTATGACGAATATCGGCACGACGCGCTCTTCCGTGGCTTATCTGATCGAAGTGCTGGTCGAGATCGCCAAGGAGCTGGACGAGTTGCTGGATGATGCGTCGATCATGGAGCGTCGCGGGTTCGAAAAGCGCGTCGCCAACCTGATGCATGACTTGCCGCCGCTGCCGGATTTCAGCCGCTTCCATGACGCGTTCCGTACCGACGACATGACCAGCGAAGGCGATATCCGCTCGGCCTTCTTCCTTAGCTATGATGAGAAGAATTGCGACTATCTGGAGCTTGACGGCTCGATCAACGATGCGCTGGACAGCGGCGATGATGTGGTTTCAGCCCAGTTCATCATTCCCTATCCGCCAGGTTTCCCGATCCTGGTGCCGGGGCAGGTGGTGAGCAAGGAAATCCTGGCCTTCATGCGCGCACTGGATGTGAGCGAGATTCATGGCTACCGCGACGATCTCGGGCTTCGCGTGTTCACCAAGAAGGCGCTGAAACAGCAGGCCAAAACAAATGCCGCGCGGCTGAAACTCAATAATGAACGCCATAAGTAA
- a CDS encoding CAP domain-containing protein: MTVSSNEQLMIELVNSFRLDPYGEAVRIGLTSQEIAALGLPQGSASPLAGTYTLHVAAGQHSSWMIANDDFSHTGAGGSSAGQRMEDAGYVFSGSYHWGENIGYRASSGTLDTTQAIYHLNRALILSDGHRANLLNPVFREVGIGQANGDYLGYDATMITQNFATSNGATFLTGVVYNDINGDDFYSVGEGVGGVTFSLSGKSDTTYGAGGYSVKVTSGGTQTVTIAYGTTEISAAVHIGSENVKLDLIDETVLRSSSSLTLLSGATDAVLLGLEDLSLYGNSRHNHLTGNAGDNMLAGGLGNDTIDGGAGVDTVKINAGSSEVTVEISGNDIIVTSAEGTDVYRNVEFFSFSNQTLTSSEVRELDPSNSTTSSNATSPGPSSSTTGLFIAGGDGADLLDGSNYNDSLKGGNGNDTLSGYGGDDNLPGGEGDDQVSGGAGNDLLGGGLGDDTLNAGAGNDQGGGGEGNDVINAGEGDDIFSGGAGNDLVQGADGHDWLAASYGNDTVTGGAGNDTIGAGHGHDRINGGAGDDQIGAGNHDDTLLGGDGNDFLGGGYGRDVLDGEAGQDTLNGGYGSDTLTGGVGQDEFVFNTLSGNGNDVITDFQVGIDHIKLVGLDLGHNPMQNLDIRDTANGAVIEYGDFTITVSGVSSHSLTADDFIF; encoded by the coding sequence ATGACCGTTTCGAGTAACGAACAACTGATGATCGAACTGGTGAACAGTTTTCGGCTGGACCCGTATGGTGAAGCAGTCCGCATCGGTTTGACGTCTCAGGAAATAGCCGCTCTGGGTTTGCCACAAGGCTCTGCTTCCCCCCTCGCAGGAACGTATACGCTGCATGTTGCGGCGGGCCAGCATTCCAGCTGGATGATCGCCAATGACGATTTTTCGCACACGGGCGCAGGCGGATCGAGTGCCGGTCAAAGAATGGAAGACGCAGGATATGTGTTTTCCGGGTCTTATCACTGGGGTGAAAACATCGGCTATCGCGCCTCTTCAGGGACGCTGGACACGACGCAGGCGATCTACCATCTCAATCGCGCCCTCATCCTCAGTGACGGGCACCGAGCCAACCTCCTGAACCCGGTCTTCCGGGAGGTCGGTATCGGTCAGGCGAATGGCGATTACTTGGGCTATGACGCCACCATGATCACGCAGAACTTCGCCACGAGCAACGGGGCAACTTTCCTCACGGGCGTGGTGTATAATGACATCAATGGCGATGATTTCTACTCGGTTGGCGAGGGCGTCGGGGGCGTCACGTTCAGCCTCTCGGGTAAAAGCGACACAACCTATGGGGCGGGCGGCTATTCCGTGAAGGTGACGTCGGGCGGCACGCAGACCGTCACGATCGCATACGGCACGACCGAGATCAGCGCCGCTGTTCACATCGGGTCAGAAAACGTGAAGCTCGACCTGATCGATGAGACGGTCTTGCGGTCGTCTTCCAGTCTGACGCTTCTGAGTGGAGCGACTGACGCCGTGCTGCTGGGGCTTGAGGATCTGTCTCTTTACGGCAATTCGAGGCATAACCATCTGACCGGCAATGCCGGTGACAACATGCTGGCCGGCGGTTTGGGCAACGATACAATCGACGGTGGGGCAGGGGTGGACACCGTCAAAATCAACGCCGGATCGTCAGAGGTTACCGTCGAGATATCAGGCAACGACATTATCGTGACATCCGCAGAGGGCACCGATGTATACAGAAATGTCGAGTTCTTTTCCTTTTCCAATCAGACGCTGACCAGTTCCGAAGTGCGAGAGCTGGATCCAAGCAACTCGACCACATCGTCGAACGCCACGAGCCCGGGCCCGTCCAGTTCGACAACCGGTCTCTTTATTGCAGGTGGAGATGGGGCCGACCTGCTCGATGGAAGCAATTACAACGACAGCCTGAAAGGCGGCAACGGAAACGACACCCTTTCAGGCTATGGCGGAGACGATAACCTGCCCGGAGGAGAGGGTGATGATCAGGTGTCCGGCGGCGCTGGCAATGATTTGCTGGGCGGCGGTCTGGGCGATGACACCTTGAACGCCGGCGCCGGCAACGATCAGGGCGGCGGTGGCGAGGGCAATGACGTCATCAACGCCGGGGAAGGCGACGACATTTTCTCGGGCGGTGCCGGAAACGACCTTGTTCAGGGGGCCGATGGCCATGACTGGCTCGCCGCGAGCTATGGCAATGACACCGTGACCGGTGGCGCGGGCAATGACACGATTGGCGCAGGACACGGGCACGACAGGATCAATGGCGGAGCCGGAGATGACCAGATCGGTGCGGGCAATCATGACGACACGCTGCTTGGCGGCGATGGCAACGATTTCCTCGGGGGCGGGTACGGTCGCGATGTGCTCGATGGAGAAGCGGGCCAGGATACGCTCAACGGCGGGTACGGCAGTGATACGCTGACCGGAGGGGTGGGGCAGGACGAGTTTGTCTTCAACACGCTCTCCGGCAACGGCAATGACGTGATCACCGACTTCCAGGTCGGGATCGACCATATCAAGCTGGTTGGACTGGATCTGGGCCATAACCCGATGCAAAATCTCGATATCAGGGACACGGCGAACGGTGCGGTCATTGAATATGGGGATTTCACGATCACCGTTTCGGGCGTGTCGTCTCACAGTCTCACCGCAGACGACTTCATCTTTTAA
- a CDS encoding carbon-nitrogen hydrolase family protein, producing the protein MTPFAVAGVQMYVNALQPNVDGMIHRLDVLMARFPWTQMVLFSELAPYGPLTKTALPLHNEAIDRFREAAVKHNIWLIPGSMFERTENGAIYNTSTVLNPYGETVAVYRKMFPFRPYEVGVEAGTGFCVFDVPEVGRFGLSICYDIWFPETTRQLTSQGVEVLLHPVLTGTTDRDAELAIARATAAQFQCYVVDVNGLGAGGVGRSCVVDPSATVLHQSAGQEDMFPLELDLNQVRRQRETGMKGLGQVLKSFRDRSVDFSVYDRASGTDAYLHQLGPLETPKQGSRAGILLNDAGTSAKPVKPYAHRTHPRDHQELFDPVKTSGG; encoded by the coding sequence ATGACGCCCTTCGCAGTTGCCGGTGTGCAGATGTACGTGAATGCATTGCAGCCGAATGTAGACGGCATGATCCACCGTCTGGATGTTCTTATGGCACGGTTTCCCTGGACACAGATGGTGCTGTTCAGTGAGCTGGCCCCCTACGGGCCGCTGACAAAGACCGCACTGCCGCTGCACAACGAGGCGATCGACCGGTTCCGCGAAGCGGCGGTCAAGCACAATATCTGGCTTATCCCCGGCTCGATGTTCGAGCGCACCGAAAATGGAGCGATCTACAACACCTCGACGGTTCTCAATCCCTACGGCGAGACGGTCGCCGTTTACCGCAAGATGTTTCCGTTCCGCCCGTATGAGGTGGGGGTTGAGGCGGGCACCGGGTTCTGCGTGTTCGATGTGCCCGAGGTGGGGCGGTTCGGCCTTTCGATCTGTTATGATATCTGGTTTCCCGAAACCACGCGCCAGCTCACCAGCCAGGGCGTGGAGGTTTTGCTGCACCCGGTTCTGACAGGCACGACCGACCGCGATGCCGAACTTGCGATTGCCCGCGCCACGGCGGCGCAATTTCAATGCTATGTGGTTGATGTGAACGGTCTGGGGGCCGGCGGTGTTGGCCGGTCCTGCGTCGTCGACCCGTCGGCGACGGTGCTGCATCAATCCGCGGGGCAGGAGGACATGTTTCCGCTGGAGCTGGATCTGAACCAGGTGCGCCGCCAGCGCGAGACGGGGATGAAAGGGCTGGGGCAGGTGCTCAAGAGTTTCCGCGACCGCTCGGTCGATTTTTCTGTCTATGACCGGGCCAGCGGCACGGATGCGTATCTGCATCAGTTGGGGCCGCTTGAAACACCCAAACAGGGGTCGCGGGCGGGCATCCTGTTGAACGATGCAGGCACCTCTGCAAAGCCTGTGAAACCCTATGCACACCGTACTCATCCGAGGGATCATCAGGAACTTTTCGATCCCGTCAAAACCTCCGGCGGTTGA
- a CDS encoding biotin carboxylase, with protein MPKAVLKNISEIRRHFHRNEDPIYFISATNFNLLGLDEWCKNFKYICYIDCYGGKHPNVFCPSEQPHAEFQSIEDINNYLLQHKEVIDLIKRRGGKPKFVFLMFDEETERLSKELGAEVWFPKAKLRQSMDNKIETVRIGNKAGVPSVPNVLAEVKSYEDLRKTCEKAGIGHDLVLQSAFGDSGHTTFFIKNEADFRRHEHEIVGEGEIKIMKRIDCRGSAIEACATKEGTIVGPLMTELVGFKELTPYRGGWCGNEIFSTAFPPKVRQQARELTFKFGEQLRKEGYRGYFELDFLIDKKTNDIWLGELNPRITGASSMTNHAAFAHADAPLFLFHLLEFSKKKFNLDVEELNQRWADPAMIDSWSQMVIKHTDDTVDIATKVPETGIYKMNEDGSINFDRFDYHRRAVESENEAFFLRILQPGDYRYEGADIGIIVTRGRSMTPGFKLNERGKRWIHGIKQGVEGRPLPVAEAGPAFADPAFKIM; from the coding sequence ATGCCAAAGGCCGTCTTGAAGAACATATCTGAAATTCGCCGCCACTTTCACCGCAATGAGGACCCGATCTATTTTATCTCGGCGACCAATTTCAACCTGCTGGGTTTGGATGAATGGTGCAAGAATTTCAAATACATATGCTATATCGACTGCTATGGCGGAAAGCATCCGAACGTGTTCTGCCCGTCCGAGCAGCCGCATGCCGAATTCCAGTCGATCGAGGATATCAACAACTACCTGTTGCAGCACAAGGAAGTGATCGACCTGATCAAACGCCGTGGCGGCAAACCCAAATTTGTCTTTCTGATGTTCGATGAGGAGACCGAGCGTCTGAGTAAGGAGCTGGGGGCCGAGGTCTGGTTCCCAAAGGCGAAGCTGCGTCAGAGCATGGACAACAAGATCGAAACCGTGCGGATCGGCAACAAGGCCGGTGTGCCGTCGGTGCCCAATGTGCTGGCCGAGGTCAAATCCTACGAAGACCTGCGAAAGACCTGCGAGAAAGCCGGGATCGGGCATGATCTGGTGCTGCAATCGGCCTTCGGCGATAGCGGGCACACGACGTTCTTTATCAAGAATGAGGCCGATTTCCGCCGCCATGAACATGAGATTGTCGGCGAGGGCGAGATCAAGATCATGAAGCGGATCGACTGCCGCGGGTCGGCCATCGAGGCCTGCGCCACCAAGGAGGGCACCATTGTCGGCCCGCTGATGACCGAGCTTGTCGGTTTCAAGGAATTGACACCCTATCGCGGCGGCTGGTGCGGCAACGAGATTTTCTCCACCGCCTTCCCGCCCAAGGTGCGCCAGCAGGCCCGGGAGCTGACCTTCAAATTTGGCGAGCAGCTTCGCAAGGAGGGGTATCGCGGGTATTTCGAGCTCGATTTCCTGATCGACAAGAAAACCAACGATATCTGGCTGGGCGAGTTGAATCCGCGCATCACCGGGGCATCGTCCATGACGAACCATGCGGCCTTTGCCCATGCCGACGCACCGCTTTTCCTGTTCCACCTGCTTGAGTTCTCGAAGAAGAAATTCAACCTGGATGTGGAGGAGCTGAACCAGCGTTGGGCGGACCCGGCGATGATCGATAGCTGGTCGCAGATGGTGATCAAGCATACAGACGACACGGTCGATATCGCCACCAAGGTGCCCGAGACTGGCATCTACAAGATGAACGAGGATGGCAGCATCAATTTCGACCGGTTCGACTATCACCGCCGCGCTGTCGAGAGCGAGAACGAAGCGTTCTTCCTGCGTATCCTGCAACCCGGCGACTACCGCTATGAGGGGGCCGACATCGGGATCATCGTGACGCGCGGACGCTCGATGACACCGGGCTTCAAGTTGAACGAGCGCGGCAAACGCTGGATTCACGGGATCAAACAGGGGGTCGAGGGCCGACCGTTGCCCGTGGCCGAAGCAGGGCCTGCCTTCGCGGATCCGGCGTTCAAGATCATGTAG